GTTCTGTGATTGAGGTGCTCTATAAACAAAATCAGAATTGCTAAATTGATATCGAATTGTGTAACTGGAAGTACCAAATTTGCAGTTACACCCAATTCAAGCATAATTATAAATTCATATCATGCCGAGGATCACTTGAACAGACCAGTTTAACGAATTTTATAAATAAAATAACTCCATAATCACATACTACCATGGGTTTCAATTTTCATACGAACTTCCACATAAGCGCCAAGAAAGTTGCAACTACTAACCGGCGACAAGCCGGAACACGCCTACCTTGGCACGACGACTGTTTGTCGAATTGTCGACGAGGGAGATGAGCGGGATGAGGCGGATGAACATGTCGATCTCGTGCTGCGCGGCGCGGAGCTCGTCGGCCATCCGTGCACCCAGAAGCAGGCGGCGGAGGTACCCGCAGTCCTAGCACGCCGTGACGAGCTCGTAGCACCGCCGCAGCGCGCCGCGGAGCTGCTCCAGCGGCCGCCTGGTGGCCTCCCGCCGCATCAGCTCCGCGTGCTGCGCGAGGCGCACGCAGGCGTCCCGGTGGCGGCGCGCCGCCAGGGCGGCCTGCACGACCATGGAGACCAGCCCCAGCGCGTCCACGCCGACCAGCTGCGCCACGTTGGAGGCCTGCCCCAGCGTGCCCCACAGGCTGGTCGAAGGGCTGTCCCATGGGCTCGCCATGCTCGCTGCTCCCCGCTCCTGCGCTCTGCGGCCTCTCCCACTCCAGGCCTCGTTGCCGCCATTGACACTTAGTATCTATCGGCGTGTCTGTGTGTCGCCGGCGACTTTGACTAAGCGTGGTATGTGTGTGGACTTTCGCTGCATTCTAATGCCACATttcttgtttatttttattttttacttttaagGACACACATGGCCTTTATTTTTTGGAAATGTCGCTTTCGCATTCTGTGGATATAAATGCAGTACGCATGAGTAAGACATGGCGAATAATCCACAAATCAACTTTACCATTGTTGTTGACAAGGTTCCCTGATATTAATGTTTTCAACAAGAAAATAGTGTTAGATCACCGGTTTTCATCAAGAAAAGAAGGACTCGATAAGCTCAAGgaaaatgccttcaacaaggtgggTGAAAACCAGATCTAAGATTGTCAAAATTCAAAAATTAGGGCCTGTTCGGTAGCTCGCCAGCTCCTAGCTTTAGCAAATCTACAAGGGAAGCTGGCCCGAAAGGTCCAGCTCCAAGAAGCCCAGCTTTCCGGATTGAAGCTGCGTTCATGTACAAAAAGGCGGAGCGGCAGTTTGGGTGATCCAGGAATAGGGGAAAACTGGAGTTGACGTTATTTACATCGAGATGCCACCGCTAAGTGACTCCAGGGGTTCACGTACCGGTTCGCTACTTCTATCTCGCATCTGCTAATGTgttcgactgggcctaaggccgtgTTACCTCTTGAGCCGGTTGGGCTTCAGCCGGTCTAGGCAGATTGGCCTGCTGGAGAGTACCAGAAGCTAGAGCGAGGAGCCGAACGTATTTTTATCGCTAGGGCTCCCATCGGAAGCTGGCGGTGGAAATGAGAAGTGTGATTCAAGGTTTTGCAGTAGTTGGGGAGCCATCGAACAGGCCCTTAGTACTCAAAGAGCACCACCGTAGACAAAGTCTTATATGTTTGCAGCATAAAATTATCTAATACTCTCATATGGGGAGTCCCATGTTCAATCAACGGCGTCTACCCTCCTTCAGCAAGATCATGTTGCTTCCTCATGATAGACGTGGTTTTATGTTTTACCTCTAAGATGTTGTACTCTTTTGGTCGTAGGTAGTTGGTATGTGTGCCATTGTTAAACTGTTTTCTACTCTTAATACGCTATTGTGTCTGGTATGTATGCTACTTAATTTTGCTCCGTTGGTTTCGGTACTCTGtttggtggctttatttataaagtcggatgCTTGTCTTTTCTCTAATGAAAAAAAATGGGGATCAACTTCGCTCATTTTGGCGCATCCATATGTGCATATTGGTCCCACGAGTGTGTGAGACCCACAATTCCATTTTATTCTTTGCTAATAATAAAGAAATGCTTTGGCCATATCCTAACTCACAAGAAATGTTGTTTTAAAATACCTACATATTTGGGTAGATGGGTGATCTTAAGTGCCCGCGGCTGATATAGCTTCCCACACGTTTATAGTAAGCCAAATTAGTATCAATAATACAAATGATGCGTGTTTAGATGGGCCCAAAACTATTGCTCTAACTATTAGTGGTGGGCCGATTTGGGACACCCGCCACTGATATGTTTGCCCCATAGTTAATCTGAACCCAAATAAGCAGTGGAGTACGGAGAGGACCGCCCACCACTGGTATATTAGTTCTAGCGGCGGGCTTAGTTTTTCACCTGCCATTGGTATCGGACCAAATTTTGTTGGAAAAACATAGTACAAAAACAAAAGAAATCACCCTacgatcacccaggaacaatatggAGATGCATAAACGGTTTGGATCACAATCGTTACCGACTCGGAGTAACAGAGGAAGTAaacgagtcggtgtagatcgtacttgtagTCCCTCGAACCGTAGATGAACGATCTCGCGAACCGCCCACGAATGATCCCTCGAACGGAAGACCAAAAGCAtgacctctctactttgttgcaagcGTATGATCTTCACGATCTGGCAGTgcttcgccgtccagagctaatcgtcgccggagaattagagagaggagattagaaccacactggacttctaattatgaggattagaggatctaCGCCGGCCTCTAATTGATCGACTAGGACCAACTAGGACAAGAGCTAGAGAACTAGAGCATGCTCCAAAACTTATGTGTCCTAATAGTGCAAAattctctagtatatataggtcgaAGGGGAGAGGTGGGGCGCCACACAAGGAGGGAAGGAGCCCCTCCTTGGTGTGCCGTCCTAGGGAGGAGGAGTCCCCCACTCCAATTCGGTCTTCCAAGTGGGAAAGGGGGGGCGCCTTCCCCTATTTGGCCTTGGTGGCCTAATTCTTCATCCACCACTTGGtcttttaaggcccgttgatattaaattgaatataaAAGCCTCATAACAATTACTAGAGTCTTTGTTATTAATTTAACACCACCGAAACCATTTTctacctatatattatttatcagGAATGCCCGATATTAGCTAATAAACtccgaaccccttccggtgacccagaAACGCTTCATGTTCatcttggaactattccaaatattaatgaaacaattcaacAAATAAATCCTCGATACTATCGTCCTACTAACACTTAGCAGACCGTGATAACTTTAaagcttgtgaccctgtaggttcggtaaaacatagacaagaacgaaaccccttcgttcatTGGTCGATGGCGGAACCGTCGACGTCCATATTGATCCCTATGATTACGcgaatgacattcgagtgaacctttggttatcatgtgatgttccctttgtttCTCGATACTTTACAGAACCCGAGGTGCATCGGCATCCTCCTGAGCcatacacatgctcactataccattCTTCTTGTCACTAGTTTTGTTTTTTCTCTCGTTGAAATGTTTTGGCATCCCCGTGATATAGACACCTATGTCTATCTAGACAATGATGGATGCCGTCGCACCAAGAGGTCCCTAACAATATCTTTTCATTGGCAGAGAAGCAaattccactctcgagctatctagtcccttgtcaaattTTCCAATGAacttgtaagttgtcgttatgatcatcgtgttatagttgacgtttgagcaaccccaaggcTCATCATATGGTAAGAAGTGACtaagatactctcatggtctaaggaacaaaaacacatgttaacactccttgttataacaattgatttcagacgatattatctcaaagtataacaaaaaagtttgggtcgattcaatatcataattcttctaacatcatactctcattgtttttaggactatcgttacacttaacggtATCCTAAGGTTCGGAAaatatgatcaccaacaacacttgagcctgtcttagaggcaagactaggaacctattctttaccgtttatcattccacacatgcatatgagttttccactgagtcacatattccaggatcatagcaattataacatgaaatataaactcttaattatgaaaatggaaatataataatacaatattattgcctctagggcatatttccaacagtctcccacttgcactagagtcaacaatctagttgcaTAGCCTATTTTAACACCCATAACTTATCCCTGTTGCTCATGCCTTGCTTGTGGTACAGTCTTCGCCATCAGTTTTGGCACATTCAAAACCATGTAATATTTGTGTTAGTCATGTCTGATCTCTACATGGGATCTTGATTCCTTTTGCTTTGAGCAATGACACTACTATTCACAATACAATGTTATTGGTTTCACCGCTTGGGATCACACTAACTATATCAGGACACTTCTTGATCCAGACTGCTTTGAAACATATGATGCTTACAACATATTCATCTGACGCTATAGAATCCACAATATTGTTTATGCTTAAAAATATTCCAAACAATTTATTATAGCTCAATAATAATTTTGTGTCAGTCATAAAGCTGGTGTTCGTGTAAGCATTTACACCGATCTCTTCATCTCCTCTTATAAACAAGGAGAAAGTCCTTTTGTCCTTCTTAGGTACTTAATTATATTAACAATTTGCCTAGTGAACCAATCCAGGATCACTTTGGTACATGCTACTAACACTTAGTGCATAAGAAACATTTGGCCTAATACATATCATAGTATTCATGATGGATTCGATTATCAAGGTTTATTGAATTCCACTAATCTGCAC
This portion of the Triticum dicoccoides isolate Atlit2015 ecotype Zavitan chromosome 7A, WEW_v2.0, whole genome shotgun sequence genome encodes:
- the LOC119330725 gene encoding cell number regulator 13-like — translated: MASPWDSPSTSLWGTLGQASNVAQLVGVDALGLVSMVVQAALAARRHRDACVRLAQHAELMRREATRRPLEQLRGALRRCYELVTAC